The Geomonas ferrireducens genome includes a window with the following:
- the ptsP gene encoding phosphoenolpyruvate--protein phosphotransferase: MPEEAGEQLGLRTLEDISALILQSHDLQETLDNIVNLVAKRMSSEVCSIYLLEEDGETLRLHATRGLSRLSVGITMKISEGLTGLAVEQRGVVATDNAPLHPRYKYFRKTKEEKVLSFLGVPFFERDRPIGVLVIQNRESRTFTPQEISAVSTIAWQISSIVSNAKLLDSVRKKEEERAFYAAEVDRLRKGGTPKEAVRGNRKGAGSTALTGIGISPGFALGKVSILHHRGSAEEAVLERARPRAEELNLFHQALEKARIQTIYMEKRMGEILSEADAAIFHSHLMILEDRGFIGKITALIDEGVGAHRAVSQVVEAYVAAFARMEAPYLRERSADMEDIGRRICDALNGHSRQKERLRDERIIVARELLPSDLAIMDHGKVIGIATEKGNRNAHAAIMARALGIPAVFGVEGLLKRVGVRSEVVVDGNSGCVYVNPDQGVKQEYVRLQGEFDQKQRELEEIRDLPARTLDGCTVSLLANIGLLSDLRVAHLHGAEGVGLYRTEFPFMTRSSFPTRQVQAAVYRKVLEGFPGLPVNIRTLDIGGDKELSYFPHPREDNPFLGWRSMRLSLDREEILREQLAAVLIASVGGRCNLMFPMISGVDEVRRIKGILEQVKEDLLREGKAFAPDIGLGVMVELPAAVLGAEMLVKEVDYLSIGTNDLIQYTLACDRNNPLVRKWYDPYHPAVLHSIKKVADAAMAAGKPASLCGEMAGEPINAMLLMGLGLRSFSLSAPSIPRVKEAIRRITLERAQLVADRVLAMESAHSIRSFLEATQRELGL, translated from the coding sequence ATGCCGGAGGAGGCAGGAGAACAACTGGGACTAAGGACGCTTGAGGACATCAGCGCGCTGATCCTGCAATCCCACGACCTGCAGGAGACCCTGGACAACATAGTCAACCTGGTCGCTAAGAGGATGTCTTCAGAGGTCTGCTCCATCTATCTCTTGGAGGAGGACGGTGAGACGCTCAGACTGCACGCGACTCGCGGTCTGTCCAGACTCTCGGTCGGCATCACCATGAAGATCTCCGAAGGTCTCACCGGCCTCGCCGTGGAACAGCGCGGCGTGGTGGCAACCGACAACGCCCCCCTGCACCCCCGCTACAAGTACTTCAGGAAGACCAAGGAGGAGAAGGTACTCTCCTTCCTAGGTGTCCCCTTCTTCGAACGCGATCGCCCCATCGGCGTCCTGGTCATCCAGAACCGCGAGTCGCGCACCTTCACACCCCAGGAGATCAGTGCGGTATCCACCATCGCCTGGCAGATCTCAAGCATCGTCTCCAACGCCAAACTGCTCGATTCCGTCCGCAAGAAGGAAGAGGAGCGCGCCTTCTACGCGGCAGAGGTGGACCGCCTGAGAAAAGGGGGCACGCCGAAAGAGGCCGTCCGCGGCAACCGTAAGGGTGCAGGCTCCACCGCACTCACCGGCATAGGCATCTCCCCGGGTTTTGCCCTCGGCAAGGTGTCCATACTGCACCATCGCGGATCTGCCGAGGAGGCGGTACTGGAACGGGCCCGTCCGCGCGCCGAGGAGCTGAACCTGTTCCACCAGGCACTCGAGAAGGCGCGCATCCAGACCATCTACATGGAAAAGCGGATGGGTGAAATCCTCTCGGAGGCCGATGCCGCCATCTTCCACAGCCACCTGATGATCCTCGAGGATCGCGGTTTCATCGGCAAGATCACCGCTCTCATCGATGAAGGGGTCGGCGCTCATCGTGCGGTGAGCCAGGTGGTGGAAGCGTACGTTGCCGCCTTCGCCCGCATGGAGGCCCCCTACCTGAGGGAGCGCAGCGCAGACATGGAGGACATCGGCCGCCGTATCTGCGACGCCCTGAACGGTCACAGCAGGCAAAAGGAGCGGCTTCGCGACGAGCGCATCATCGTGGCGAGGGAGTTGCTCCCGTCCGACCTCGCCATCATGGATCATGGCAAGGTGATCGGTATCGCCACGGAGAAAGGAAACCGCAACGCGCACGCGGCCATCATGGCCCGCGCGCTCGGCATCCCAGCCGTCTTCGGCGTGGAGGGACTTTTGAAGCGGGTCGGCGTACGCAGCGAGGTCGTCGTTGACGGCAACTCCGGCTGCGTCTATGTGAACCCGGACCAGGGGGTGAAGCAGGAGTACGTGCGGCTGCAGGGAGAATTCGACCAGAAGCAGCGCGAGCTCGAGGAGATCCGCGACCTCCCCGCCCGGACCCTCGACGGCTGCACTGTTTCCCTCCTCGCCAACATAGGGCTTCTGAGCGACCTGAGGGTGGCGCACCTGCACGGAGCCGAAGGGGTCGGCCTTTACCGCACCGAGTTTCCCTTCATGACCAGAAGCTCCTTTCCGACCAGGCAGGTGCAGGCCGCGGTGTACCGCAAGGTGCTGGAGGGGTTTCCTGGACTGCCGGTCAACATAAGGACGCTGGACATAGGCGGCGACAAGGAGCTTTCCTACTTTCCTCATCCGAGAGAGGACAACCCGTTTCTCGGATGGCGCTCCATGCGCCTGTCCCTGGACCGCGAGGAGATCCTTCGGGAGCAGTTGGCCGCGGTGCTCATCGCCTCGGTGGGGGGGAGGTGCAACCTGATGTTCCCTATGATCTCGGGGGTGGACGAAGTGCGCCGCATCAAGGGGATTCTGGAACAGGTAAAAGAGGATTTGCTGCGCGAAGGGAAGGCGTTCGCCCCGGACATCGGCCTGGGTGTGATGGTGGAACTCCCGGCAGCCGTGCTCGGCGCGGAGATGCTGGTGAAGGAGGTGGACTACCTCTCCATCGGGACCAACGACCTTATCCAGTACACGCTGGCCTGCGACAGGAACAACCCGCTGGTAAGGAAATGGTACGATCCGTACCATCCCGCGGTGCTTCACTCGATCAAGAAGGTGGCCGATGCGGCGATGGCCGCTGGAAAGCCTGCCTCTCTGTGCGGCGAGATGGCGGGCGAACCGATCAATGCGATGCTGCTCATGGGGCTCGGCCTGCGCAGCTTCAGCCTCTCGGCCCCCAGCATCCCGAGGGTGAAAGAGGCTATACGCCGGATTACCCTTGAAAGGGCGCAGCTGGTCGCCGACCGTGTGCTCGCCATGGAGAGCGCGCATTCGATCCGGAGTTTTCTGGAGGCGACGCAGCGCGAACTCGGGCTGTAG
- a CDS encoding YtxH domain-containing protein — protein MSKKSEQAALLAFLAGAAVAAGAALLFTPKTGREVREKLSEAKDDALDKLKSCSAKLRSRKGASDPLNYDGGDCWI, from the coding sequence ATGTCGAAGAAAAGCGAACAGGCCGCTCTGCTGGCCTTCCTGGCCGGAGCCGCGGTAGCTGCGGGTGCCGCTCTCCTCTTTACCCCCAAAACCGGTCGCGAGGTTCGCGAGAAGCTGAGCGAAGCGAAGGACGATGCGCTCGACAAACTGAAGAGCTGCAGCGCCAAGCTCCGTTCCAGGAAGGGCGCCTCCGATCCGCTCAACTACGACGGTGGAGACTGCTGGATATAA
- a CDS encoding peptidylprolyl isomerase, which produces MFSFKRTVTPAVAAVAATLMLSAGVFAGEKADAAAKPADQQTVAKEADAKGQAVVIKVNGQAITKHEVDRAMKVMLAQNQVQEPLAPDAQKQAEAAVIDQLTAAELLYQEAAKVKVADLDKLVDEKVAQNRAKFKSVQDFVEALKGIDMTMKDMQDFTRKDILINNFIEQRFVAKAVATDEDAKKFYEQNIDRFKKEEAVKASHILIGADQKASPEERKKAKEKAEALLKRVKAGEDFAAIAKAESSCPSASQGGDLGAFTRGQTVPAFEKAAFGLKPGEVSGVVETEFGYHIIKVVEKQEPSTEKFDTVKEKILNYLKQQKVQQELSNYIDELKKTAKIEKN; this is translated from the coding sequence ATGTTTTCCTTCAAAAGAACAGTGACACCGGCAGTTGCAGCAGTCGCAGCGACCTTGATGCTTTCCGCCGGTGTCTTTGCCGGCGAAAAGGCTGATGCTGCTGCGAAACCGGCCGACCAGCAGACGGTTGCCAAGGAGGCTGACGCCAAGGGTCAGGCCGTCGTCATCAAGGTCAACGGCCAGGCCATCACCAAGCACGAGGTGGACCGCGCCATGAAGGTCATGCTGGCACAAAACCAGGTCCAGGAACCCCTTGCCCCGGATGCACAGAAACAGGCCGAAGCGGCGGTCATCGACCAGCTCACCGCGGCTGAGCTTTTGTACCAGGAAGCGGCAAAGGTCAAAGTAGCCGACCTGGACAAGCTCGTCGATGAGAAAGTGGCCCAGAATCGAGCCAAGTTCAAATCGGTGCAGGATTTCGTCGAGGCCCTCAAAGGGATCGACATGACCATGAAGGACATGCAGGATTTCACCCGCAAGGACATCCTCATCAACAACTTCATCGAGCAGCGCTTCGTCGCCAAGGCGGTCGCGACCGATGAAGACGCCAAGAAGTTCTACGAACAGAACATCGACCGTTTCAAGAAGGAAGAAGCGGTCAAGGCGAGCCACATCCTGATCGGCGCAGACCAGAAGGCGAGCCCCGAGGAGCGGAAAAAGGCTAAAGAGAAGGCCGAGGCGCTGCTCAAGCGGGTGAAGGCGGGCGAGGATTTCGCGGCGATCGCCAAGGCGGAGTCATCCTGCCCGTCGGCCAGCCAGGGGGGCGACCTGGGCGCCTTCACCCGCGGCCAGACCGTCCCGGCCTTCGAGAAGGCCGCATTCGGCCTCAAGCCGGGCGAGGTGAGCGGCGTGGTGGAGACTGAATTCGGCTATCACATCATCAAGGTGGTGGAGAAACAGGAACCGAGCACCGAAAAGTTCGACACGGTGAAGGAGAAAATCCTGAACTACCTGAAGCAGCAGAAAGTACAGCAGGAACTCTCGAACTACATCGACGAGCTGAAGAAGACCGCGAAGATCGAGAAGAACTAG
- a CDS encoding ferritin has translation MLTEKLCQALNNQLNNELYSAYLYLSMSSYAGSIGLKGSANWFMVQYQEEMVHAMKFYNYINSRGEHVKLQAIAAPPAEFKSLLDMFEQTLKHELSITASINDLTDLALAEKDHATNIFLQWFVTEQIEEEENDRDIIGKLKLIGDNGQGLLMLDNELAARVFIPPPTTTP, from the coding sequence ATGTTGACCGAGAAGCTCTGCCAGGCCTTGAACAACCAGTTGAACAACGAACTCTATTCTGCCTATCTCTACCTGTCCATGTCTTCTTATGCGGGGTCCATCGGACTCAAGGGGAGCGCCAACTGGTTCATGGTGCAATACCAGGAAGAGATGGTCCATGCAATGAAGTTTTACAACTACATCAACAGCCGCGGCGAGCATGTCAAGCTGCAGGCTATCGCCGCACCCCCCGCCGAGTTCAAGAGCCTGCTCGACATGTTCGAGCAGACCCTCAAGCACGAACTCTCCATCACCGCCTCCATTAACGACCTTACCGATCTCGCGCTCGCCGAGAAGGATCACGCCACCAACATCTTCCTTCAGTGGTTCGTTACCGAGCAGATCGAGGAGGAGGAGAACGACAGGGACATCATCGGCAAACTGAAGCTGATCGGGGACAACGGCCAGGGACTCCTCATGCTGGACAACGAGCTCGCCGCGCGCGTTTTCATTCCGCCGCCGACAACGACGCCGTAG